In Gopherus flavomarginatus isolate rGopFla2 chromosome 1, rGopFla2.mat.asm, whole genome shotgun sequence, a single genomic region encodes these proteins:
- the LOC127034751 gene encoding zinc finger MYM-type protein 5-like isoform X1, whose product MLCSCPFYEGLDGMFPERHHHRQTAFTINKGFEKRKQKKARQMQEEKGKITFHKFLQAQSKSSQLTELSDAGIQGSSEVGSESGVVREKEKAMCEKSKILPHSENNVMVVAEEEKEIQSLWIDNGEHSGNTAITEKLVQLTSPAAVDGNNEEELCSNDPAYWKYLDIKKRDLIILKGPPHKPKNFPHDSFDRKLPITFFSKPLSNGKCIERDWMVWSKDAAAIFCFPCSLYRSETQTNQLHHSNFVEDGTVDSWKKIYKKIKSHEENALHLSNYFKWKELFQTSLIKEALMLHYSIVLNRRRKNDVKY is encoded by the coding sequence GATTTgagaagagaaagcagaagaaagCTAGACAGATgcaagaagaaaagggaaaaataacttttcacaAATTTCTTCAGGCACAATCCAAGTCAAGTCAGTTGACTGAGTTGAGCGATGCGGGCATTCAAGGCTCTTCAGAGGTGGGAAGTGAAAGTGGTGttgtaagagaaaaagaaaaggcgATGTGTGAGAAATCCAAAATATTACCACATTCAGAAAACAATGTTATGGTTGttgcagaggaagagaaggaaatccAGTCTCTTTGGATAGACAATGGAGAACACAGTGGTAACACTGCTATAACTGAGAAACTGGTACAGTTGACTAGTCCTGCTGCTGTAGATGGGAATAATGAAGAAGAGTTGTGCAGTAATGACCCAGCCTACTGGAAGTACCTAGATATAAAGAAAAGAGATCTTATTATATTGAAGGGTCCACCACATAAGCCCAAAAACTTTCCTCATGATTCTTTTGACAGGAAATTGCCAATAACGTTTTTTTCTAAACCTCTGAGTAATGGCAAATGTATTGAAAGAGACTGGATGGTGTGGAGTAAAGATGCTgcagcaatattttgttttccctgCAGTCTCTACAGAAGTGAAACTCAAACTAACCAATTACATCATTCAAACTTTGTTGAAGATGGAACTGTCGATAGTTGGAAAAAGATTTACAAGAAAATCAAGAGTCATGAAGAAAATGCTTTACATTTGAGCAATTACTTTAAGTGGAAGGAATTATTTCAGACCTCACTGATAAAAGAGGCATTGATGCTGCATTACAGCATAGTATtaaacaggaggaggaaaaatgaCGTAAAATATTAA
- the LOC127034751 gene encoding zinc finger MYM-type protein 5-like isoform X2 — MQEEKGKITFHKFLQAQSKSSQLTELSDAGIQGSSEVGSESGVVREKEKAMCEKSKILPHSENNVMVVAEEEKEIQSLWIDNGEHSGNTAITEKLVQLTSPAAVDGNNEEELCSNDPAYWKYLDIKKRDLIILKGPPHKPKNFPHDSFDRKLPITFFSKPLSNGKCIERDWMVWSKDAAAIFCFPCSLYRSETQTNQLHHSNFVEDGTVDSWKKIYKKIKSHEENALHLSNYFKWKELFQTSLIKEALMLHYSIVLNRRRKNDVKY; from the coding sequence ATgcaagaagaaaagggaaaaataacttttcacaAATTTCTTCAGGCACAATCCAAGTCAAGTCAGTTGACTGAGTTGAGCGATGCGGGCATTCAAGGCTCTTCAGAGGTGGGAAGTGAAAGTGGTGttgtaagagaaaaagaaaaggcgATGTGTGAGAAATCCAAAATATTACCACATTCAGAAAACAATGTTATGGTTGttgcagaggaagagaaggaaatccAGTCTCTTTGGATAGACAATGGAGAACACAGTGGTAACACTGCTATAACTGAGAAACTGGTACAGTTGACTAGTCCTGCTGCTGTAGATGGGAATAATGAAGAAGAGTTGTGCAGTAATGACCCAGCCTACTGGAAGTACCTAGATATAAAGAAAAGAGATCTTATTATATTGAAGGGTCCACCACATAAGCCCAAAAACTTTCCTCATGATTCTTTTGACAGGAAATTGCCAATAACGTTTTTTTCTAAACCTCTGAGTAATGGCAAATGTATTGAAAGAGACTGGATGGTGTGGAGTAAAGATGCTgcagcaatattttgttttccctgCAGTCTCTACAGAAGTGAAACTCAAACTAACCAATTACATCATTCAAACTTTGTTGAAGATGGAACTGTCGATAGTTGGAAAAAGATTTACAAGAAAATCAAGAGTCATGAAGAAAATGCTTTACATTTGAGCAATTACTTTAAGTGGAAGGAATTATTTCAGACCTCACTGATAAAAGAGGCATTGATGCTGCATTACAGCATAGTATtaaacaggaggaggaaaaatgaCGTAAAATATTAA